From the Candidatus Saccharibacteria bacterium genome, the window GATATGGCGGCCATTTACTTCAAAGGCAAAGGTCTCAAAAAACTAAACACCGCCTTCGCCCCTCTCGAGAAGCTGTAGCCATAAATACCTTCTGACCTCAGTGGTATACTAGAATAGTTATGCAGAGGGTACAGCACGTCGTCAAACGGTCTTATCACGCTAGTAAGCGGCGTGCGCAGCGCGTGCATCAGCACCCGGCAGGCTTACCGCTTGTGCTTTTTGCTTTGCTTCTCGCGCTTAGCGGTGCGGGGTTTTGGTATGCGACCCGTCAAGGAGTGGTGGCAGAGTACGTTGCCAGAGATACCTTTATTGCCATTGTTTCCTACGACGGACAAAAGTCCACTATACCGACTACCGCAAAAACAGTCGGCGATTTACTGAAAAAACTTGATATTACGCTGGCCCCGGGTGACCGCGTTGAGCCTGCGGCAGATGAAGCCATTGCTCAAGATAATTTCCTAATAAATGTCTACCGCTCGGTGCCGATTGCGCTGTACGATGGAGCGCAGGTAACGTATGCAAAAAGTGCCGCCGCGACTCCCCGGAGTATGGCAGCAGCAACTGGGGTTAATCTTTACGGCGAAGATACGGTCGATGCCGAGCCTACCAAGAATTTTTTGCTACAGAAGGGCATAGGTCACCGCGTTGTAGTGAACCGTGCGGTACCAATACTGCTGACGTTATATGGGCAACCGCTTTCGCTGCGCACGCAGGCAGAAACAGTCGGCGATTTGCTCAGAGAAAAAGGCATAGCACTCCGTGCGGATGACACAGTGAAGCCGTCCAGTACTGCTCCTCTGAGCGCAAACATGCAAGTTGCGGTAGTGCGTAATGGGGTTCAGGTGATTACGGTTACAGAAGACATACCAGCTCCGGTAAAAAATGTCATAGATATGTCGCTATCATTTGGCAGCCAGGCCGTACGGCAAGAAGGCAGTGCTGGCAAACGAGTTCAAACCTACGAGATAAATGTACAAAAGGGCGAAGAGATAAGTCGTAAACTATTGCAGTCCGTAGTAACGGTGCAGCCGGTGGAGCGGATAGTTGCAAAAGGTAACACGGTAAATATTCCAAGCGATAAAGTGGCCGTAATGGCAGCTGCAGGAATATCACAGAGCGACTATGCCTATGTT encodes:
- a CDS encoding DUF348 domain-containing protein, yielding MQRVQHVVKRSYHASKRRAQRVHQHPAGLPLVLFALLLALSGAGFWYATRQGVVAEYVARDTFIAIVSYDGQKSTIPTTAKTVGDLLKKLDITLAPGDRVEPAADEAIAQDNFLINVYRSVPIALYDGAQVTYAKSAAATPRSMAAATGVNLYGEDTVDAEPTKNFLLQKGIGHRVVVNRAVPILLTLYGQPLSLRTQAETVGDLLREKGIALRADDTVKPSSTAPLSANMQVAVVRNGVQVITVTEDIPAPVKNVIDMSLSFGSQAVRQEGSAGKRVQTYEINVQKGEEISRKLLQSVVTVQPVERIVAKGNTVNIPSDKVAVMAAAGISQSDYAYVDYIFSRESRWNAAAMNAGGCGGLGQACPAGKLAAVCPTWQADAVCQTKFFSGYAIGRYGSWQGAYNAWLTKHWW